Proteins encoded within one genomic window of Bacillus sp. 1NLA3E:
- a CDS encoding adenylate kinase yields the protein MNLVLMGLPGAGKGTQAEQIVEQYGIPHISTGDMFRAAMKEGTELGLQAKSFMDEGQLVPDEVTIGIVRERLSKDDCEKGFLLDGFPRTVPQAEALEDILSQLDKQINYVINIDVDHGILMERLTGRRICKACGATYHLVFNPPAQEGTCDRCGGELYQRADDNAETVQNRLDVNIAQAQPLLDFYETKGYLRNINGQQDIKIVFADINVLLGGLK from the coding sequence GGCGCTGGTAAAGGTACACAAGCAGAACAAATTGTTGAACAATACGGCATCCCTCATATCTCAACAGGGGATATGTTCCGTGCTGCGATGAAAGAAGGTACAGAACTTGGATTGCAAGCAAAGTCTTTCATGGATGAAGGCCAGCTTGTTCCAGATGAAGTAACAATCGGAATCGTTCGCGAACGTCTTAGTAAAGACGATTGCGAAAAAGGATTTTTACTTGATGGATTTCCTAGAACTGTTCCTCAAGCAGAGGCACTTGAAGATATCCTTTCTCAATTAGATAAACAAATTAATTACGTCATCAATATTGATGTTGATCATGGAATCTTAATGGAGCGTTTAACAGGACGTCGAATCTGTAAAGCTTGTGGAGCTACTTATCATCTAGTATTTAATCCGCCAGCACAAGAAGGTACTTGTGACCGTTGTGGCGGTGAATTATATCAGCGTGCTGATGATAATGCAGAAACTGTTCAAAACCGCTTGGATGTCAATATTGCTCAAGCGCAACCGTTGTTAGATTTCTATGAAACAAAAGGTTATTTACGCAATATCAATGGTCAGCAGGATATTAAAATTGTATTTGCTGATATCAACGTATTGCTTGGGGGCTTAAAATGA
- the map gene encoding type I methionyl aminopeptidase, which translates to MIICKTPREIDIMREAGRIVALTHQELKKHIRPGITTKELDVIAEQFIRKQSAIPSFKGYNGFRGSICASVNNELVHGIPGDRVLNNGDIISIDIGAKYNGYHGDSAWTYPVGEIDENSKRLLEVTEESLYLGLKEAKPGERLSNVSHAIQTYVEANGFSIVREYVGHGVGQDLHEDPQIPHYGPPNKGPRLKPGMVLAIEPMVNAGSRYVKTLADDWTVVTVDGFRCAHFEHTIAITETGFEILTKA; encoded by the coding sequence ATGATAATTTGTAAAACCCCGCGCGAAATTGACATTATGCGCGAAGCTGGACGTATTGTTGCTCTCACTCATCAAGAATTGAAGAAACACATTCGTCCGGGGATTACAACGAAAGAATTGGATGTAATTGCCGAGCAGTTTATCCGTAAGCAGAGTGCAATTCCATCTTTTAAAGGGTATAATGGTTTTCGTGGCAGCATCTGTGCTTCTGTTAACAATGAACTTGTTCACGGAATTCCTGGTGATCGGGTATTAAACAATGGCGATATCATAAGTATTGACATTGGTGCAAAGTACAACGGTTATCACGGCGATTCAGCTTGGACTTATCCTGTTGGCGAAATTGATGAAAACTCAAAACGTCTGTTAGAGGTTACTGAGGAGTCCTTATATCTCGGCCTAAAGGAAGCTAAGCCAGGTGAGCGCCTATCAAATGTCTCTCATGCGATTCAAACGTATGTAGAAGCAAACGGCTTTTCCATTGTGCGCGAGTATGTTGGTCACGGAGTAGGGCAAGACTTACATGAGGATCCACAAATTCCTCACTATGGTCCGCCTAACAAAGGTCCGCGTTTAAAGCCTGGAATGGTACTGGCAATTGAACCGATGGTGAATGCAGGAAGTCGATATGTAAAAACGTTGGCTGATGACTGGACAGTTGTAACAGTTGATGGGTTTAGGTGCGCTCATTTTGAGCATACTATCGCGATCACTGAAACAGGTTTTGAGATTTTAACCAAAGCTTAG
- the infA gene encoding translation initiation factor IF-1 has translation MAKDDVIEVEGTVIETLPNAMFKVELENGHSVLAHVSGKIRMHFIRILPGDKVTVELSPYDLTRGRITYRFK, from the coding sequence ATGGCGAAAGATGATGTAATTGAAGTAGAAGGCACAGTAATTGAAACTTTGCCAAATGCAATGTTTAAGGTAGAATTAGAAAATGGTCATTCTGTATTGGCACATGTTTCTGGGAAAATCCGCATGCATTTCATTAGAATCTTACCAGGGGATAAAGTTACAGTAGAGCTTTCCCCATATGATCTAACTCGCGGAAGAATCACTTATCGCTTTAAATAG
- the rpmJ gene encoding 50S ribosomal protein L36, which produces MKVRPSVKPICEKCKVIRRRGKVMVICENPKHKQKQG; this is translated from the coding sequence ATGAAAGTTAGACCATCTGTTAAACCAATCTGTGAAAAATGTAAAGTTATTCGCAGACGCGGTAAAGTAATGGTAATCTGCGAAAACCCTAAACACAAACAAAAACAAGGTTAA
- the rpsM gene encoding 30S ribosomal protein S13 — MARIAGVDVPREKRVVISLTYIYGIGKPTAEKVLAEAGVSEDTRVRDLTEEELNKIRDIIDKLKVEGDLRREISLNIKRLMEIGSFRGLRHRRGLPVRGQNTKNNARTRKGPRKTVANKKK; from the coding sequence ATGGCTCGTATTGCTGGTGTTGATGTACCGCGCGAAAAGCGTGTAGTAATCTCATTAACTTACATTTACGGAATTGGAAAACCAACTGCTGAGAAAGTTCTTGCTGAAGCTGGTGTTTCTGAAGATACACGTGTTCGTGATCTAACAGAAGAAGAATTAAATAAAATCCGTGACATTATCGATAAATTAAAGGTTGAGGGTGACCTTCGTCGTGAAATCTCTCTTAACATTAAACGTTTAATGGAAATCGGATCATTCCGTGGCCTTCGTCATCGTCGTGGTTTACCTGTTCGTGGTCAAAACACGAAGAACAACGCTCGTACACGTAAAGGTCCTCGTAAAACTGTTGCTAACAAGAAAAAATAA
- the rpsK gene encoding 30S ribosomal protein S11 — protein sequence MARKTNTRKRRVKKNIESGIAHIRSTFNNTIVTITDPHGNAISWSSAGSLGFKGSRKSTPFAAQMAAETAAKVSMDHGMKSLEVTVKGPGAGREAAIRALQAAGLEVTAIKDVTPVPHNGCRPPKRRRV from the coding sequence ATGGCTCGTAAAACTAATACACGCAAACGTCGTGTTAAAAAGAATATTGAATCTGGTATTGCTCATATTCGTTCTACTTTCAATAACACGATTGTAACGATCACTGACCCACACGGAAATGCAATTTCTTGGTCTAGTGCTGGTTCACTTGGATTTAAAGGTTCTCGTAAATCTACTCCATTTGCAGCACAAATGGCTGCTGAAACTGCAGCAAAGGTATCAATGGATCATGGCATGAAGTCTCTTGAAGTTACTGTAAAGGGACCTGGCGCAGGACGTGAAGCTGCAATCCGTGCTCTTCAAGCTGCTGGTCTTGAAGTTACTGCTATTAAAGACGTAACTCCAGTTCCACATAACGGATGCCGTCCACCAAAACGTCGCCGCGTTTAA
- a CDS encoding DNA-directed RNA polymerase subunit alpha, protein MIEIEKPKIETVEINDDAKYGKFVVEPLERGYGTTLGNSLRRILLSSLPGAAVTSIQIDGVLHEFSTIEGVVEDVSSTILNIKKLALKIYSDEEKTLEIDVKGQGIVTAADVTHDSDVEILNPDLHIATLGSNGHLRMRLTARRGRGYTPADQNKREDQPIGVIPIDSIYTPVSRVSYQVENTRVGQMTNYDKLTFDVWTDGSTGPKEAIALGAKILTEHLNIFVGLTDEAQNAEIMVEKEEDQKEKVLEMTIEELDLSVRSYNCLKRAGINSVQELANKTEEDMMKVRNLGRKSLEEVKAKLEELGLGLRKDD, encoded by the coding sequence ATGATCGAAATAGAAAAGCCAAAAATCGAAACGGTTGAGATCAACGATGATGCCAAATACGGAAAGTTCGTCGTAGAACCACTTGAGCGTGGATATGGTACTACTTTGGGTAACTCCTTACGTCGTATCCTATTATCATCACTCCCAGGTGCAGCTGTCACATCGATTCAAATTGATGGGGTACTTCATGAATTCTCAACAATTGAAGGCGTCGTGGAAGATGTTTCATCTACTATTCTTAACATTAAAAAGTTAGCTCTTAAAATCTATTCAGATGAAGAAAAGACGCTTGAAATTGATGTTAAGGGTCAAGGTATTGTAACTGCTGCTGATGTTACCCATGACAGTGATGTAGAGATCTTAAATCCTGATCTTCACATTGCCACTCTTGGTTCAAACGGGCATTTACGTATGCGTCTCACAGCTAGAAGAGGTCGCGGATATACTCCCGCTGATCAAAACAAAAGAGAAGACCAACCAATTGGTGTAATTCCAATTGATTCCATCTATACTCCAGTATCACGTGTTTCATATCAAGTAGAGAATACACGTGTAGGTCAAATGACGAACTATGATAAGTTAACATTTGATGTATGGACAGATGGTAGTACAGGTCCTAAAGAGGCAATTGCACTTGGTGCCAAAATTTTAACTGAGCATTTGAATATCTTTGTTGGTTTAACTGACGAAGCTCAAAATGCTGAAATTATGGTAGAAAAAGAAGAGGATCAAAAAGAAAAAGTTCTAGAAATGACGATTGAAGAACTGGATCTTTCTGTTCGTTCCTATAATTGCTTAAAACGTGCCGGTATCAATTCCGTTCAGGAGTTAGCTAACAAAACGGAAGAAGATATGATGAAGGTTCGTAACTTAGGAAGAAAGTCTCTTGAAGAAGTAAAAGCTAAACTAGAGGAACTAGGATTAGGCTTACGAAAAGATGACTGA
- the rplQ gene encoding 50S ribosomal protein L17: MGYRKLGRTSAQRKAMLRDLTTDLIINERIQTTETRAKELRSTVEKMITLGKRGDLHARRQAAAFVRNEIANVETNQDAVQKLFTDIAPRYEERQGGYTRIMKIGPRRGDGAPMVIIELV, translated from the coding sequence ATGGGATACAGAAAGTTAGGACGTACAAGCGCTCAGCGTAAAGCGATGCTAAGAGACTTAACAACAGACTTAATTATCAATGAGCGTATTCAAACAACTGAAACACGTGCGAAAGAACTTCGTTCAACAGTTGAAAAAATGATCACTCTTGGAAAGCGTGGAGATTTACATGCACGCCGTCAAGCTGCTGCATTCGTTCGTAACGAAATTGCAAATGTTGAAACAAACCAAGATGCAGTTCAAAAACTTTTCACTGATATTGCTCCTCGTTATGAAGAGCGTCAAGGTGGATACACTCGTATTATGAAAATTGGACCACGCCGCGGCGATGGTGCACCAATGGTCATTATCGAGCTAGTTTAA
- a CDS encoding energy-coupling factor ABC transporter ATP-binding protein yields MSKPLVVLENISFQYDSQESYALNNVSFEVFEGEWLAIVGHNGSGKSTLAKILNGLQFPQKGSVTVCGYKLSEETVWDVRKKIGMVFQNPDNQFVGTTVEDDVAFGLENMGIPREIMLERIQDSLKKVEMDQFLDQEPHHLSGGQKQRVAIASVLALQPAIIILDEATSMLDPRGREEVLNIVRELKDSRNITVISITHDLEEAARADRIFVMNQGELFKEGSPEQIFELDEELISLGLDIPFPIKMSKALRKKGFTFSRHFLSEEELVNELWTSHYNK; encoded by the coding sequence ATGAGTAAGCCGCTAGTTGTTCTAGAAAATATTAGCTTTCAATATGATTCCCAGGAAAGCTACGCACTAAATAATGTATCCTTTGAAGTATTTGAAGGGGAATGGTTGGCCATAGTCGGTCATAATGGATCAGGGAAATCTACCCTTGCGAAAATATTAAATGGTTTACAGTTTCCCCAAAAAGGAAGTGTTACCGTTTGTGGATATAAATTAAGTGAAGAAACTGTCTGGGATGTTCGTAAGAAAATTGGAATGGTATTTCAAAATCCGGATAATCAATTTGTTGGAACAACAGTTGAGGATGATGTGGCTTTTGGTTTAGAAAACATGGGGATTCCGCGTGAAATTATGCTAGAACGGATTCAAGACTCATTGAAAAAAGTAGAGATGGATCAATTTCTTGATCAAGAGCCGCACCATCTTTCTGGTGGACAGAAGCAGAGGGTTGCCATAGCCAGTGTACTTGCTCTCCAACCTGCTATTATCATCTTAGATGAAGCGACATCCATGCTAGATCCCCGAGGGCGTGAAGAAGTTTTAAACATTGTGAGAGAGTTAAAGGATAGTCGAAATATCACGGTTATTTCGATTACTCATGATCTTGAAGAAGCCGCAAGGGCAGATCGCATATTTGTGATGAACCAGGGTGAATTGTTCAAGGAAGGGTCGCCTGAGCAGATCTTTGAACTAGATGAAGAATTGATAAGTTTAGGTCTAGACATCCCCTTTCCGATAAAAATGAGCAAAGCTCTTAGGAAAAAAGGATTTACATTCTCGAGACACTTTTTATCAGAAGAAGAGTTGGTGAACGAACTATGGACATCTCACTACAACAAGTAG